A window of Microcoleus sp. FACHB-68 genomic DNA:
ATCGGCCAAAATACGTTCGTGTACATCCTTAACAGTGGCGGAACCGAGTTCCCAGATAATGTTTAAAATTTCTGCCTCCAAAGGGCCGAGGGAAAGTTGTTTGGGACGGTAATTTGGCAGCGGAGTCATAACTGTTTAACACGCTAGCATTGATTTTCTTATATAGCACATTACACTTAAAAATTTCATTTTTTAACCAAAACATAGAAGTTTGACAGCCTGTCTTTTGACTTAGGTATCTAGCTGTTCCACAATAACGTGTGGCTTTATCATGCCCCCGAAACAGCGATTTCCCTTAATTCAATTGAGGGGCAGATTTTGAGCGTCTAGTTTTGTTATTAAATCAGTATGAAATTATATTTTGTTATGTTTGGCGTCAGTTGCCTGTGTTGGGGAATTATGCCGGCAGCTTTAGCAAACCCTCATTCTCTCGCGCTTACAAAAGTTTCTCAGCCAAAACAATCTTTTTCAGAGATTCCTCGCCTGAGTGATATCCGGTTTCCCCACACCCGTGCAGAGTTGCTGGTTCAGCAGCCAATTTTACCAGGGTTTAATCTACCAAAAAAGCATCAAGTTGAAGCGAAGCTGGTTGTATTCATTTCACCAGAAAAGCCGGTTGATTTAATTGTTACAGCAGTGAGAAATAGAGTTCTGCAATCTACATCGGCATACGAAATTTATGCTGAAGAAATCCAACAGCAAGGTTCTAGCAGTGCGGCAGAAGTGCTGAGAGGTTTACCGGGATTTGCTATTAATGATGCGGGTAAAGGTGCGGATATTCACACCGGCACTTACTATCGCGGACACTCGATTAATCAATCTGTTTTTTTATTAAATGGTAGACCAATTGGCAGCAATGTTAACACTTATCATGGTGCAACTGACTTAAATAGCATTCCGGTTGAATCAATTCAACGGGTAGAATTATCGAGTGGCACCAGTGCGACTTTATACGGTTCTGAAGCTTTTGGTGGCGTTGTTAATATTATTACTAAACAGGGACAGGGTATTCCAAAATTCAATGGCTTGGTTGAATTTGGCTCTTTAAATCAGTCTAACTATCATGCTAGCTATAGTGGCTCTGCCGGCTCTTTAGATTTTAATTTAAGTTATGAAGAATCCGAAATAGATAACCGCTATCGTGTCCCGGAAGGCGCGGCAAATCGTGATGAAAAGGGACGTTTATTTAATGGCGATACAGCGACTAGCAATTACTTTGGCAGTGTCAGAATTGGCTTAAACCCTAGAAATACTCTGAGTTTCGATGCTTACAAAATTAGCAGCCGACGGGGTCTTCTCTATTTTGGCTTTCCTTTGCAAAGAGATAGACTCGATCATGATGTTTTTAATGTTGGTTTATCTTGGAATAGCCGGCTGAGTGATAATGATGATTCGGTTCTGCAAACAACGATTGGTTATAACCAAGATTACTTTAATACCTACGGGCCGACACAAAGTACATTTTACCGCCAAGGGTCGCTCAATTCCCAAGCGCTCACGGCTAGGGTAGAACACCAGTGGCGCACAGCTTCTAATAATAATCTTCGCTGGGGATTGGACGTACAACAAACTTTTTTAGCCGGCGATGTTTTAAGCACCATTCCTGAAAGAGCCGGTTTGAATGAAACTGAAGATACAAATCGATTTAATGGGGCGCTGTTTGCCTTAAATACCTGGGAAATTAGCGATAGGTTTCAAGCTGAACTTGGAATTAGGCAGAACTTTAATAGTGAGTTTGGCAGTTATCTCAATCCTAGCGCCGGCTTGCGGTGGGATATCAACCCTAGCATTGCAGTACGTGGGAGTTGGGTTTCTGTACAGCGTAACCCTGGTTTAGATCAATTATATGTTTATGATACTGTGCATAATTGGTTGCCCAACCCAGATTTAGATCCCGAAAAAGGATCTTCTTGGACAGCCGGCTTCGATATTAATTTTACTTCTAATTTTACCGGACAATTTACTTACTTTGGCAGTCGTTTGAATGATCGCCTAGGAATAGAAGCCGGTAAGTGGGCAAATATTGGTCTTGTCAATACAAATGGTTTAGAAGCGGCGTTGAAGTGGCAAATTGCTCCAGAATGGGCAACTTTTCTCAACTACACTTATACTGACGCACGTATCGAAACCGGCACGGATAAGGGTTTACAATTAGGCTTAGTTCCTTATTCGGTTGCTAAAGCCGGAATTGGCTATGGCAGTGCCGGCTGGGAAATTAATTTATTTGCAAGTTATAACAGCGGTTCTCGGAGAGCTTTTTTTAACAATCCTGATGATAATAATACCGATTTCTCTCCATCTTTTCTTAATTTAGATTTGAGCGCCAGAGTTCCCATAACTCGAAATTTAGGGCTGACAATTTATTTAGAAAACTTAACTGATAAAACTTATGAAAGAGTTAATCGGATCTATCAACCCGGTTTAACTTTCCGCATCGGCTTACAATCCAATTTTTAAGCAATAGAAAAAATCTCTCAATTTCCCTAATATCCCCAAAAAATAAAAATTCAGCCGAATTCCACCTTTGCTTTCTACCTGTACTGAGATATCATGAAAATGATTCTCACTTTAATCGATTATGTCTTCCGGCATCCCACTCCTAGTTTCCCTGACTCGGATTGTTCAGCGCTTCCGCCGACTATCCAACTGAAAGCAGGGTTACGAGTTGCTGATGCCGAACATAATTAAACTGTAAAAATCGCAAAATCGCTTAGGAACGATCACATGACGAATGCTTCAGTTAATCCTCCCCTAGAAATGCCGAAACGGGGGATGCCGGTGACAATTATTACCGGCTTCTTAGGAAGTGGTAAAACTACAGTTCTTAATCACATCCTGCATAACGCCCAAAACTTGAAAGTAGCCGTTTTGGTTAATGAATTTGGGGATATCAATATCGACAGCCAACTTTTAGTTTCTGTTGATCAAGATATGGTAGAATTAACCAATGGCTGTATTTGTTGCACCATTAATGATGGTTTATTAGAAGCCGTTTACAAAGTTCTAGATCGTGGTGACCGCATCGATTACCTTGTCATAGAAACCACAGGAATTGCCGATCCATTGCCCATTGCCCTGACATTTTTAGGGCCAGAATTGCGAGATTTAACGCGCCTAGATTCTATTTTGACGGTTGTAGATGCAGAAACTTTCACCCCCTCACATTTTGAAAGTTCCGCAGCCTTCAACCAAATTGCTTACGGTGACATTATTCTGCTCAACAAAACCGATTTAGCAACCGACGATAAAATTGCTCAATTAGAAGACTACATTCACACAGTCAAAGCCGGCTCCAGAATTCTCAGATCCCAAAAAGGTCAGGTTCCCCTTCCTCTCATTCTTGATGTTGCACTCACCCAGCCGGCATCCTATTCATCGACAGAAGAATCTAGCCACCATCATCACGATCATGAACATCACGATCATAAACATCACGATCACGATCATCACGATCATGAACATCATCATTATTCCCATCACTTAGAAAATGATGGATTTGTTTCCGTGTCTTTCCAAAGTGACCGGCCTTTTTTGGTCAATAAATTTGAGAAATTTTTACAAGAGCAATTGCCCGAAGATGTTTTTCGCGCCAAGGGACTGATTTGGTTTCAAGAAAGTTCCGACCGGCAGATATTTCAATTAAGTGGCAAACGCTTTGACATCCAGGCAGATAACTGGCCAGAAAAACCCAGTAACCAGCTCGTTTTCATTGGGCGCAATTTAAATGCCACTCAAATTCAAGAGCATCTGAATAATTGCTTAGCTTGATGGGTGAGATTTCCTAATTTATCTGACATCCCTGATCCAAAGTCCGCTACCTTGAAAAGATTAGCGAAAACCCTAAGTTTGTACAAAACTCTTGAAAGGTAACTGATGAATAAACTCGTACTGACTTTACTTTCCACTTCCACCGTTTTTAGTTCGCTGCTGTCTGTGTTTGCGATGGTGAATCCCGCCCACGCTGCCGAACCCTTTCCCCGCACCCTAAACGCCTTAACCTGCCAGCAACCGGCTTTGGCGAAGAATTTAGTCTGTATGCGCCTCTCCCAAGCGGTGAATGTTCCAGACTCAACTGTGCCGGCTTCCACAGAAATGGTCACATTTGACAATTCTGAGTCAGGAATTCCCATTCCTGTGGAAATGGTGACACCGGACGATTCGGCGGCAGAACCAGCGATGTTGGAGTTCACCGAGGAAGAAAGCGACGCTGCCATTGCTCAATATGGCTGCGATTGCATTGTTTGTATCAACTTTGTCCGTGAGATGCGCGGTTTGCCTCCCGTTAGCTAATTTAGGATGGGGCATGGGGCATGGGGCATGGGGCAAGGCTTCGCCAACCTAAAGGTATGGGCATTGGGCATTTCTCCCCTTCTCCCCCTCTCCCCTTCTCCCCTTCTCCCCTTCTCCCCCTCTCCCCTGTGGCGAAAATCCACTATACTATTTTGAGACTGATTATCATTCTGATATTTTAGAGGTGTTCCTCGTGATACAAGCTGCAATGTCCAGTTCAATTCCGGTTACAGTGCTCACCGGCTATCTGGGTGCCGGTAAAACAACCCTCCTCAATCGCATCCTGACTTACGAACACGGCAAAAAAGTTGCCGTAATTATTAATGAATTTGGGGAAGTGGGAATTGATAATCAATTGGTGATCAATTCCGTTGATGAAGAAATCTTTGAAATGAATAATGGCTGCATCTGTTGCACCGTGCGAGGCGATTTAATTCGCATCATGGGCAACTTAATGCGGCGCAGAGATAAGTTTGATCATTTAGTCATAGAAACAACCGGCCTTGCCGATCCAGCGCCGGTGATTCAAACATTTTTCATGGATGAAGATGTTCGCAGCCAAACCAATTTAGATGCCGTCGTTACCGTCGTAGACGCTAAGCATATTTGGGAACATTGGGATAGCAGCGAAGCACAAGAACAAATTGCATTTGCCGATGTAATTTTGCTGAATAAAACTGATTTAGTCGCGCCAGAACAGCTTGATGAGCTAGAGAAGCGCATTCGATCAATGAATGCAATGGCAAAAATTTACCGCACTCAAAACGCAGAATTAGACATGGATTCGCTTTTGGGTGTGAAAGCATTTGATTTAGATCGGGCGCTGGAAATTGACCCGCAATTTTTAAATGAAGAAGCCCACGAACATGATGAATCGGTGTATTCCGTGGCATTGGTAGAAACCGGCGCACTCGATGGCGATAAATTAAACGATTGGCTAGCTAATTTATTGCAAACGAAGGGGGTGGATATTTTTCGCATGAAAGGGATTTTGAATATTGCCGGCGAAGAGAACCGCTTAGTGTTCCAAGGTGTTCACATGATATTTGACGGGAAACCGGATCGCCCTTGGAAGCCTGGAGAAACCCGGAAAAGTGAACTGGTTTTTATCGGTCGCAATCTTGACGAAGCTCAATTAAAAGAGGATTTTCTCAAGTGTTTGGCTTAGGAATTGCCGGCCAAGAAATCGTGGATCTGAAATGGCAAGGAACTCTTTCAGATTACGTCACCGCAGTTGCGTGGTCGCCCGATGGCAAAACTTTAGCAGCGAGTTCATCTGCCGGCGAGGTGATTTTGTGGCAAGGTTTAGAGACGGCTAAAACCTTGCAAATGGGTGCCGGTGACTCGATAGATTGCCTTGCCTTTTCTTCCGATGGCCAACTGCTAGCGGCTGCCGGCCAAGAAGGCACAGTCAAGATTTGGCGCGTGTCTGATCAGTCGCCCTTGTATTGCCTGGAAAACGCGCCGGCATGGGTTGACCGGCTAGCGTGGAGTCCCACGGGCAACCAACTTGCATTTAGTACCGGGCGTTACGTGCAAATATGGGATGCCGGCAAAGGAGAAATCATCGCAAAGCTGAATTTTGAAGCCTCCTCAGTTTTGGATCTAGCTTGGCATCCCACCGTTGAATATTTGGCGATTGCCGGCTATCAAGGCGTCAAAATTTGGAATACTCAAAATTGGGAAGACGATCCCTACTCCCTCGTAATTCCCTCTGCAACTGCAGTTGTGAAATGGTCACCCGATGGCAAATATTTAGCCGGCGGCAACCTGGATAAAACCCTCACCGTTTTAGAATGGGGCAACCCTCATCCCTGGGTAATGCGGGGTTTTCCCGGCAAAGTGCGCCAGTTAGCTTGGTCAGATCAAGCCACCGAATTCGGTGCGCCTCTGCTAGCGGCTGCCAGCGCCGGCACTATTTCCGTTTGGGAAAAGCAACGAGAAGCTAATGCCGGCTGGGAAGCTTGGGTTTTGGAACTACATGAGGGCGTCGTTGGCAGCTTAAGCTTTCAACCGGCTAGCTTTCTCCTCGCCTCAGCCAGTGAAGATGGCCACGTTTGTCTATGGCAAAAAGCTGAACAACTCGCGCAAATTCTGGAAGGCGCACCGGCTGGTTTTTCTTGCTTAGCCTGGGACAGCCAAGGACATCAACTTGCTGCCGGTGGTCAAGAAGGCCAATTATTAATTTGGTCAAAATCCTAACGCGGAAAAGGTTTTGGCTGATCGCTTGTCTCCACTCCAGTAATTTCCAAAGGTAATCATTTCCCCCTATTTTTCCCTCTCCCACTCAGCACTATCTCCCCATGCCCAATGCCCAATGCCCCATCCCCAATGAATTTATCTAACGTTCGCTGTCTTAAACAGTTAAAATGCTTTAACCTCTTAAAGCTTGGTCGGTTCTGGTGGCTGTCACCAGACGTAAGGGGGAAAGTTCGGTGCCAATCCGACACTGTCCCGCAGCTGTGATGTAACCGCCACGGGTGGTTGCTAAGTCAGAATGCCCACCGACTGTATAAAAACCTGTTATCCATCTGCGAGGTACAGATGATAAGGATGAAAAGACATTTGTTAAAACCTAGTGGATTATTCCTAGCCGGCCTGATCTTATTTTTGAGTATCGGCGCACCGGCACCCGCCTATGGAATGCACATCATGGAAGGCTTTTTGCCGGCACCGTGGGCAATCTTTTGGTGGTTGGTGTTTATCCCATTTTTCGCTTTGGGGTTGCGATCGCTGCACCGCATCACCAAAGAAAATCCGGAATTAAAATTACTTCTCGCCTTAGCCGGCGCGTTTGCTTTCGTCCTGTCTGCCTTAAAAATGCCTTCAGTCACCGGCAGCAGTTCCCACCCCACCGGCACAGGTTTAGGGGCAATTCTGTTTGGCCCTATGGCCATGTCTGTTTTAGGCAGTTTAGTGCTGCTCTTTCAAGCCTTATTGCTGGCGCATGGCGGTTTGACCACTTTGGGAGCAAATGCAGTTTCGATGGCCGTCGTCGGGCCGTTAGTGGCCTATGCTGTGTATCAGTTGGTGATGAAGGTAGCCGGTAAACAGAAAGTTGCGATTTTTTTGGCGGCAGCAGTGGCAAATTTAACCACTTACCTTGTCACTTCGTTGCAACTAGCCTTGGCGTTTCCCTCTGCAACCGGCGGCTTTGTTGCCTCGTTTGTCAAGTTTGCTGGAATTTTTGCACTCACTCAAGTTCCTTTAGCAATCAGCGAGGGATTGCTGACTGTGTTGGTTTGGAATTGGCTTGCGAGTTATGGGCGTCAAGAATTGGAACAATTAAAGTTAATTAAGCGGGGCGCTTAGTTAAGTTTTTGGTAATAGGGGATTTGGGAATTTTTTAGTTATTTAATGTCTGAAAGGTTTTGAGTAATGCAGCAGAAACAAAAAGCTTGGGATAATTGGCTGTTAATTTTGGGAGTGGTATTTTTAGCGGCGATGCCGTTAATTTTGGTGAAAAATTCAGAGTTTGGGGGTGCGGATGGCCAAGCAGAGGAGGCGATTCAGGAAGTTCAGCCCGATTATAAGCCTTGGTTTGAGCCGGTTGTAGAGTTACCGGGTGGAGAAGTTGAATCGCTCTTATTTGCAGTGCAAGCTGCTGCCGGTGCCGGCGTAATTGGATATGTGATTGGCTTATACCGGGGCCGAGGTTTTCGGGAAGTAAAAAGTAAAAAGTAGAGAGCTAAATTTTCGCTTACTTTTTCCTTTTGCCTTTTTTTCATGCACCTTTATATCGATACGCTGGCTTACACGAATCGGTTGCGGTATTTGCCACCGGCACATAAATTACTGTTTGCGATTATCCCCCTATTTATCGCTTTTTTCAGTCATGCGCCGGTACAATTGGCAGTAATCATCTGGATGACGATCTGGACAATTGGTTATGCGCGAATTCCCTTGGGAGTTTATTTAAAAATGATTGCCGGCGCTGGGGTATTTTTACTCATGAGTTTACCGGCACTCATGCTTAACATGACTTCAGTCAGCGAAATGCCGGCAATTCTTTCAGATCGATGGATAGGAATAGAATGGGGTGATTGGTATTTTTATATCAGTCACACCGGCACTCAACAAGCACTCGGCATTTTGTTGCGATCGCTTGCCGGGGTTTGCTGTCTGTTTTTCATCCTTCTCACCATACCGTTTGTAGAAATTCTACAAGTTTTGCGCCGGCTGGGATGTCCAACCCTTTTAACAGAACTATTGCTATTAATGTATCGCTTTATTTTTGTGCTGCTGCAAACTGCAGGTGAATTGTGGATCGCCCAACAAGCGCGGAACGGACATCGCTCTTGGAGCATCACTATGCGTAGCCTAACATTATTAATCGGTCAATTATTACAGCGCACCCTCGAACGCTATCGACAGTATTCCTTTACCCTCGCATCACGCGGTTTCACCGGCGACTTCCAAGTTTGGCACCCACAGCGCACTCGTCCCTCGCGCCGGTATACCCTAGAAGCATCCCTCGGCTGCATTGCATTACTTGGACTCGAAATGCTTACAAGCTATCGATAATAGTCCAATGCCTCAGAGATGAGGAACTAGGGAAAAGTGAGAGAGGGTAAGGACATTTCGCTTACCATTCCCAATGCCCAATTCCCAATTCCCAATTCCCAATGACACAATGGTTACTTGAATTTGATGGCGTACACTACGCCTATCCAGCCAGCCAGCAGCCGGCACTCAACGGCTTGACATTACGGGTGCCGGTGGGAAAAAAAAGCGCCCTGATCGGTCATAATGGTTGCGGCAAATCCACCCTCCTATTCCTAGCCGATGGCTTGCATCAACCTCAACAAGGAATGCTGCGATGGCATGGCAAACCAATGCGCTATGATCGGCACTCCCTAATTCAGCTTAGACGACAAGTAGGGCTAGTGTTTCAAGATCCAGAGCAACAACTTGTAGCGCCTACTGTTGAGGAAGATATTTCTTATGGCTTATGTAATTTAGGATTATCCGCCGCTGAAATTAGCTGGCGTGTTGATACAGCTTTAGCTGATTTTGGATTAACTGAACTAGCTACTAGACCTGTACATCATCTTAGTTTAGGGCAAAAGAAACGAGTTGCCCTTGCCGGCGTGATGGTACTACAGCCTGAACTATTATTACTAGATGAACCCACCGCTTATTTAGATCCATTGCAGACACGGCAGCTAATGGCAAAACTTGAACAAATTCATGCTGCCGGCACCACTCAATTAATGGCAACGCACGATTTAAATCTAGCTTATCAGTGGGCAGATTGGATTTTTGTGATTCACCAAGGACGCCTGATCACTGAAGGCGACGCAGTCGCTGTGTTTTCTCAGCGTCATCTGTTGCAGGATTTACAGATAGGTGTTCCTTTGCTTTGGGAAGTTTGGGAGACGTTACTTGAACAAATGCCGATGACGACAGGAATGCAACGCCCCAAAACAGCTGATGAGTTGCGCGAGCAATTACGGTTAAAGATGCCCTTACGGGAATAATCTAGCACGTTATGAAATAAGCCAAGACCCTTGTTGTTCAGCGGTTTTACTGAGCTTCCGGCATGATTTGCCGTGGCTGCTTTTCTTTGGCTTTTGACAGTTGCTCTAGATAAGCCACAGGAACCACAACAGGCCACAAAACACTCGCCATAACCAAAGTTACCAAGGAAAGCTGCTTTTCTTCTTCCGATAAATTTCCGGCTTCGCGCTTGAAGAATTGCAGCCAACTCGTGAAAAAGCAGGGAGCGCTGACGAGGTAAACCAATCCAAATGAGCCTACAAGTAGGGTGGCCATCGTTATTTTTCCTTAAGTTAAGTAATATCAACCAGCTACTGACCTTGGCATAACTTATGAGGAACTGTGCCTTTAAGTCATCTTTACAAGGGTATATTTACTAGTTTTGACTATGTACTACTTTAAACCTAGTTTTATCCAATTTTGTTATATTTTATACAAATTTACAGAATTTTTACAAAAATTTACTTGTTGTCAACTGCAAATATACTGAAAAATACTCAGCTCTTTAGTTTGTTTCTCTATCTTAAGTCGTAGGAGCTGTCTTCAAGCAATTTTTGACAAAATTAGCAAAGCAACTAACTTCTAATTTGCATAAAGTTAAAACCAATTGTTAACCCACTTATAAAATAATTGCCCATTAAAGGTTTTTATAAAATACTCTTGAGTAGTTGAAAAACCTTTTATTTAAACGGGTTGCAGCATTTCATCGGATAGAAATCCGACAACCAATTTAGGATTGCTATATAGGGATAGATACTGTCCGAACTCTTAAGAAAAAGCAAACTAGGTGTTGAAGTAAAATTGAGGCCCAGTGAAGCGGCTGCCGGCACGAGGGGGATTTGTGGGAGGCGCTACAGTAGCGAGAACACTGGAATGCAGAGGCAGAGGCATTTGTAGCTATCCAGAGCGCACTGGGCCGATCTCAAGACTTGCGAGGTGCGTATCCGTAAAGATTCCAGCAGTTGCTTTAAAGTTCTTAAAATTTCTGATACAAGTGAAAAGTATATCTAATGGAGAACGAGCAATGGCTGCGGCTCAGCCAGAAATTGATATCGCGCCTTTTATCGATCACGCCCTGCTGAACCCAACAGCAACGCCGGTAATGCTTCAGAAGTGGTGCGAAGAGGCAGATCGCTTTCAGTTCGCGACAGTGTGCGTATATCCAACCTACGTGCGTCAAGCCGCAACACTTTTGCACGGCAAGCAACCGCGAGTGTGTGTAGTGATCGGCTTTCCCACCGGCGCAACAACATCGGCAGTGAAATTGCATGAAGCTCAAGAAGCTGTAGAGAATGGTGCGACTGAACTGGATGTGGTGATTAACTTAGGTTGGTTGAAAGCCGGCAAAACAGACGAACTGCACCGGGAGATTGCGGAAATTTGTGACGAGACAGGGCAACCTGTTAAAGCAATCTTAGAAACAGCATTACTCACAGACGAGGAAAAAATTATCGCTGCTGAACTTTGTATGGATGCCGGTGTGGATTTCCTCAAAACCAGCACAGGCGTTTACGGGGGGGCAACTGTGGAAGATATCCGCTTGCTCAAAGAGTTCAGCAAAGGACAGGCAGGAATCAAAGCATCGGGGGGAATCCGTACTTATCAGCAAGCTGTGGAGTTAATTTTAGCCGGCGCAACGCGGCTAGGCACCTCTCGAGGACCCGAATTAATTCGCTTACGCGATAACCTGGAAGAGAAGCATGAAGAAACATAAAGGGGCTAGGGACTAGAGACTAGGGACTAAGAGGAAAAATTTGTACAATGCCCCATGCCCGATGCCCGTACCTTTAGGTTGGCGCAGCCATGCCCAATGCCCCATGCCCCATGCCCCATGCCCCATGCCCCATGCCCCATCCCCTAAATACTAAAAATGGGTCAAACTTACAAAGCGACTGGAATTAACCTGAAAGGCTCACCAATGGGCGAGTCTGACCGGCTCTTGACGATTTTGACGCGGGAGTTTGGTTTAATTCGCGCAGTCGTACCGGGGGCGAGAAAGCCAAACTCGCAGATGGGGGGGCGTGGTGGCTTGTTTGTGGTTAACGAATTGCTGATTCAAAAGGGGCGTTCGCTTGATAAAATTGCCCAAGCAGAAACTTTAGAATCTTATCCGGGTTTAAGTCGGGATCTGGGAAAACTTGCAGCTGGGCAGTATTTGGCTGAAGTGGTACTTTGTCAAGCGTTGAGCGAACAACCGCAGGAAGAACTTTTTTGCTTGCTAAACGAGCATTTGAGCCGAATTGAGCAGTTACCCAACGCAGGCGAGGGTGCAATGTCTGTGCCGGTGCTAGCCCACTTAACGCACGGTGTTTATCACCTTTTGGCTTTAGCCGGCATTGCACCTCAAGTTCAATCCTGCTCTATCACCCAGCGCCCACTCATCCCAGACTTTACCGCGCCAGACTGGCGAGTTGGGTTTAGTATCGCTGCCGGCGGAACCGTGAGTTTACCAGAGAAACGCCGGTTGGAAGGGCCAGGTTCAGGGCCGGCCATCGAACTACCACGATCCGCTTCTTATACTACAAAATTTGCAAGCAGTCAAACTGGATTTAAAGCCGGCACAGAAACGCGACCCAACAAGAATTCTGCCTTAAAAAGCATTGCCATCGGCAACAAAGTGGCTGAGACTACTAACAACAGCTACCGCACACTCATCCATCCCGAAAGACCCGTAAAAATCGATACCCAGCTCAATGCGGTCGAGCTGGCATTACTTCAGCAGCTAGCGGAACCTCAGATATCTTGGCCCCATGCCGGTTTATCTCATTTACGAACCCAGAACACAGAGACAGCTTGGGTCGCAGTTGAACGCATTTTGCGTCAGTACGCTCAGTCTCAATTTGATCGCTCGATCCGCTCGGCTGCTTTAATAGATTCCTATTTTGCCTCCCTGCCCATTTCCCCGTGAGCCATGATGCGACTGTCTGATTCTGATTTTAAAATACAGCATTCACCCCTAAAACACGCTAACCAGCCAGCCAACGAGGTGAGCCAACCCCGCCATCCCGGTAATGGTAGTAATCAAACGCCTTATCGTCGCCCAAGCGCTGATCGCTCAAACGGCAGCAAAGAGCCGGCAGCCCACAGGCTTGATAAAATGCCGGCATCCGAGACTGCCTCGCAAAAAACAGGCGAACCGGCAAATGGACACGGGGCAGCAGATGAGCGAGAGAACATTGAAGCGACACCCCAGGCTGTCTCCCCCTCCACTCCAGAAACCCTCGAACCGGCAGAACCAGAAGAAACAGGATTTAGGCCGATTCTGAGAAATCGCAACTTTGTGACGATGTGGAGCGGCCAGATATTTTCCCAACTGGCCGATAAGGTGTATCTAGTGCTGATGATTGCGCTGATCGCCAGTCGCTTTCAAGCATCAGGACAAACAATCAGTTCCTGGGTTTCAGCGATTATGATCGCCTTTACCATTCCAGCCGTGCTGTTGGGTTCTCTCGCCGGCGCGTTTGTGGATCGGTGGCCCAAAAAGATAGTGATGGTGATCACGAATTTACTGCGTGGTGCGATTGTTTTGGCGCTGCCGGTGCAGTTGTGGGTGGTTCAGGATTGGGCACCTGTGGCGGGACTGCCGGTGGGTTTCTGCATTTTACTCGCCGCAACATTCCTGGTTTCAACGCTGACGCAATTTTTTGCGCCGGCAGAACAAGCAGCCCTGCCTTTGATCGTAGGACGTGGCCAGCTTTTAGCGGCAAATTCACTCTACACCACAACCATGATGGCCTCGGTCATTATTGGGTTTGCCGTGGGAGAACCGTTGCTGGCACTGGCAGACACCTTATTTGGTCACTTGGAAATTGGCAAAGAACTGGTGGTAGGAGGTAGCTATTGCATCGC
This region includes:
- a CDS encoding GTP-binding protein, with amino-acid sequence MSSSIPVTVLTGYLGAGKTTLLNRILTYEHGKKVAVIINEFGEVGIDNQLVINSVDEEIFEMNNGCICCTVRGDLIRIMGNLMRRRDKFDHLVIETTGLADPAPVIQTFFMDEDVRSQTNLDAVVTVVDAKHIWEHWDSSEAQEQIAFADVILLNKTDLVAPEQLDELEKRIRSMNAMAKIYRTQNAELDMDSLLGVKAFDLDRALEIDPQFLNEEAHEHDESVYSVALVETGALDGDKLNDWLANLLQTKGVDIFRMKGILNIAGEENRLVFQGVHMIFDGKPDRPWKPGETRKSELVFIGRNLDEAQLKEDFLKCLA
- a CDS encoding TonB-dependent receptor, with the translated sequence MKLYFVMFGVSCLCWGIMPAALANPHSLALTKVSQPKQSFSEIPRLSDIRFPHTRAELLVQQPILPGFNLPKKHQVEAKLVVFISPEKPVDLIVTAVRNRVLQSTSAYEIYAEEIQQQGSSSAAEVLRGLPGFAINDAGKGADIHTGTYYRGHSINQSVFLLNGRPIGSNVNTYHGATDLNSIPVESIQRVELSSGTSATLYGSEAFGGVVNIITKQGQGIPKFNGLVEFGSLNQSNYHASYSGSAGSLDFNLSYEESEIDNRYRVPEGAANRDEKGRLFNGDTATSNYFGSVRIGLNPRNTLSFDAYKISSRRGLLYFGFPLQRDRLDHDVFNVGLSWNSRLSDNDDSVLQTTIGYNQDYFNTYGPTQSTFYRQGSLNSQALTARVEHQWRTASNNNLRWGLDVQQTFLAGDVLSTIPERAGLNETEDTNRFNGALFALNTWEISDRFQAELGIRQNFNSEFGSYLNPSAGLRWDINPSIAVRGSWVSVQRNPGLDQLYVYDTVHNWLPNPDLDPEKGSSWTAGFDINFTSNFTGQFTYFGSRLNDRLGIEAGKWANIGLVNTNGLEAALKWQIAPEWATFLNYTYTDARIETGTDKGLQLGLVPYSVAKAGIGYGSAGWEINLFASYNSGSRRAFFNNPDDNNTDFSPSFLNLDLSARVPITRNLGLTIYLENLTDKTYERVNRIYQPGLTFRIGLQSNF
- a CDS encoding GTP-binding protein yields the protein MTNASVNPPLEMPKRGMPVTIITGFLGSGKTTVLNHILHNAQNLKVAVLVNEFGDINIDSQLLVSVDQDMVELTNGCICCTINDGLLEAVYKVLDRGDRIDYLVIETTGIADPLPIALTFLGPELRDLTRLDSILTVVDAETFTPSHFESSAAFNQIAYGDIILLNKTDLATDDKIAQLEDYIHTVKAGSRILRSQKGQVPLPLILDVALTQPASYSSTEESSHHHHDHEHHDHKHHDHDHHDHEHHHYSHHLENDGFVSVSFQSDRPFLVNKFEKFLQEQLPEDVFRAKGLIWFQESSDRQIFQLSGKRFDIQADNWPEKPSNQLVFIGRNLNATQIQEHLNNCLA
- a CDS encoding energy-coupling factor ABC transporter permease, translated to MKRHLLKPSGLFLAGLILFLSIGAPAPAYGMHIMEGFLPAPWAIFWWLVFIPFFALGLRSLHRITKENPELKLLLALAGAFAFVLSALKMPSVTGSSSHPTGTGLGAILFGPMAMSVLGSLVLLFQALLLAHGGLTTLGANAVSMAVVGPLVAYAVYQLVMKVAGKQKVAIFLAAAVANLTTYLVTSLQLALAFPSATGGFVASFVKFAGIFALTQVPLAISEGLLTVLVWNWLASYGRQELEQLKLIKRGA
- a CDS encoding PD40 domain-containing protein translates to MFGLGIAGQEIVDLKWQGTLSDYVTAVAWSPDGKTLAASSSAGEVILWQGLETAKTLQMGAGDSIDCLAFSSDGQLLAAAGQEGTVKIWRVSDQSPLYCLENAPAWVDRLAWSPTGNQLAFSTGRYVQIWDAGKGEIIAKLNFEASSVLDLAWHPTVEYLAIAGYQGVKIWNTQNWEDDPYSLVIPSATAVVKWSPDGKYLAGGNLDKTLTVLEWGNPHPWVMRGFPGKVRQLAWSDQATEFGAPLLAAASAGTISVWEKQREANAGWEAWVLELHEGVVGSLSFQPASFLLASASEDGHVCLWQKAEQLAQILEGAPAGFSCLAWDSQGHQLAAGGQEGQLLIWSKS
- a CDS encoding energy-coupling factor ABC transporter substrate-binding protein yields the protein MQQKQKAWDNWLLILGVVFLAAMPLILVKNSEFGGADGQAEEAIQEVQPDYKPWFEPVVELPGGEVESLLFAVQAAAGAGVIGYVIGLYRGRGFREVKSKK